Proteins from one Natrinema salinisoli genomic window:
- the ilvA gene encoding threonine ammonia-lyase: protein MLELADILEARERVRETSRHTPLEHSHTYSSMTGADIRLKLENFQRTGAFKIRGATNRIATLSEAQKDAGVVTASAGNHAQGVALAATRSGVDSKIVMPEHAPISKVKATKSYGAEVVLSGRDYNEAAERAHEIEREEGRTYVHAFDDEYIMAGQGTIGLEILDDCPDVETVVVPIGGGGLISGIATAIKEQKPEARVIGVQAEGASSAAASLEKGERVSLDGVDTIADGIATRSVGEQTFPYIQEYVDEVVTVSDPEIAVALVYLLERSKTLVEGAGAVALAAVLFEHFDYEEDEVIVPALCGGNIDLNTLTNVIVRGLVETGRYLKIRTVLKDRPGALEDLLDIFTAHRANIYAIHHDRTSREVEMSDTEVEIELEMRGPDHVDAFLSDLREAGYEVDVLA from the coding sequence ATGCTCGAACTCGCCGATATTCTCGAGGCGCGCGAGCGGGTCCGGGAGACGTCCCGACACACGCCGCTCGAGCACTCGCACACCTATTCGTCGATGACCGGTGCCGATATTCGCCTGAAACTGGAGAACTTCCAGCGGACGGGCGCGTTCAAGATCCGGGGCGCGACGAACAGGATCGCGACGCTCTCGGAGGCCCAGAAGGACGCGGGCGTCGTCACCGCGAGCGCGGGCAACCACGCCCAGGGCGTCGCGCTCGCGGCCACCCGGTCCGGCGTCGACTCGAAGATCGTCATGCCCGAACACGCGCCGATCTCGAAGGTCAAGGCGACCAAGAGCTACGGCGCGGAGGTCGTCCTCTCCGGGCGGGACTACAACGAGGCCGCCGAGCGCGCCCACGAGATCGAACGCGAGGAAGGCCGCACCTACGTCCACGCGTTCGACGACGAATATATTATGGCCGGACAGGGCACGATCGGCCTCGAGATCCTCGACGACTGTCCCGACGTGGAAACCGTCGTCGTCCCGATCGGCGGCGGCGGCCTCATCAGTGGCATCGCGACCGCTATCAAGGAGCAGAAACCCGAGGCGCGCGTCATCGGCGTCCAGGCCGAGGGAGCCTCGAGTGCCGCGGCGTCCCTCGAAAAGGGCGAACGGGTCTCCCTCGACGGCGTCGATACCATCGCGGACGGCATCGCGACCCGCAGCGTCGGCGAGCAGACCTTCCCCTACATTCAGGAGTACGTCGACGAAGTCGTCACCGTCTCCGACCCCGAAATCGCCGTCGCTCTGGTCTACCTGCTCGAGCGCTCGAAGACCCTCGTCGAGGGCGCGGGTGCAGTCGCGCTCGCCGCCGTCCTCTTCGAGCACTTCGACTACGAGGAGGACGAGGTCATCGTCCCGGCGCTCTGCGGCGGTAACATCGACCTCAACACGCTCACCAACGTCATCGTCCGCGGCCTCGTCGAGACCGGCCGGTACCTGAAGATCAGGACCGTGCTGAAGGATCGACCGGGCGCGCTCGAGGACCTGCTGGACATCTTCACCGCTCACCGCGCGAACATCTACGCGATTCACCACGACCGGACCTCCCGCGAGGTCGAGATGAGCGACACCGAAGTCGAGATCGAACTCGAGATGCGCGGCCCGGACCACGTCGACGCCTTCCTCTCGGATCTCCGCGAAGCGGGGTACGAGGTCGACGTGCTCGCCTGA
- a CDS encoding helix-turn-helix domain-containing protein: MTDFRATVVVDEPGDCPVADVSARADEPVDSVSRSSQTTADGTVVEEFGVSADASIEGEYDVELTPVQSNDRESIYRFERDGTADCACEIIERTGTPLSSVRAQNGSLLLSFRTLELAEIAEIVDELRAYFDGVIVEELSQDHEDSSADPVVVDRDELTSRQREILETAHEMGYFDYPKGANATDVADELGVARSTFTEHLAAAQTKLMDAILEDDRRQ; the protein is encoded by the coding sequence ATGACGGACTTTCGTGCAACGGTCGTCGTCGACGAACCGGGGGACTGTCCGGTGGCCGACGTCTCCGCGCGTGCCGACGAACCGGTCGACTCCGTCTCTCGGTCGTCGCAGACGACGGCGGACGGAACGGTCGTCGAGGAGTTCGGCGTCTCCGCCGACGCCTCGATCGAGGGGGAGTACGACGTCGAGTTGACGCCGGTCCAGTCCAACGACCGGGAGTCGATCTACCGATTCGAACGCGATGGCACGGCCGACTGCGCCTGCGAAATCATCGAGCGAACGGGAACCCCGCTCTCGTCGGTCCGTGCCCAGAACGGCTCGCTGCTCCTCTCCTTTCGCACGCTCGAGCTGGCCGAAATCGCCGAGATCGTCGACGAACTGCGCGCGTACTTCGACGGCGTCATCGTCGAGGAACTCTCACAGGATCACGAGGATAGCTCGGCCGATCCGGTCGTCGTCGACAGGGACGAACTCACGAGCAGACAACGGGAGATCCTCGAGACGGCCCACGAGATGGGCTACTTCGACTATCCCAAGGGTGCGAACGCGACGGACGTCGCCGACGAACTCGGCGTCGCCAGGTCGACGTTCACCGAACATCTGGCGGCCGCCCAGACGAAGCTGATGGACGCGATTCTCGAAGACGACCGACGCCAGTAG
- a CDS encoding DUF7490 domain-containing protein, producing MNRESLLAVATLVVVIGAVTTLALAGAVSDPADSETAADVEPTGHVSLTEITISADEVTGGTATLAVDTHLAHRGDPAENVTVVHRATDTKTGLVENTTKRAVQTMDDDAEVVVSDRLSIPRESSYEIETFVYRDGTRTESASRSVDGVDALTPAYADTDVEFHRFGGSAGGSLADVPAIGYSIASTTDDTATLEVDSYLTNTGDDTESDLELEVSARQSGSNVVADTATVDLSAIEPGKTALPTVELEVPQEYDYYLDAVLWRDGTIVGTNRAVANLGPGSLSVDETASDGGLEVSDFEGGSDRRADDGAAGDDSEDSGASSADGTPGFGVGVAVAALLATLALARRYQ from the coding sequence ATGAACCGCGAGTCCCTCCTGGCCGTTGCGACGCTCGTGGTCGTGATCGGTGCGGTCACGACCCTCGCCCTCGCCGGGGCCGTGTCCGACCCCGCCGACTCCGAGACGGCGGCCGACGTCGAGCCCACCGGTCACGTGTCGCTGACGGAGATCACGATCAGTGCCGACGAGGTTACCGGTGGTACCGCCACACTCGCCGTCGATACGCACCTCGCGCACCGCGGCGACCCCGCCGAGAACGTGACCGTCGTCCACCGGGCGACCGACACGAAGACCGGCCTCGTGGAGAACACCACGAAACGCGCGGTCCAGACGATGGACGACGACGCCGAGGTCGTCGTCTCGGATCGGCTCTCGATCCCCCGGGAGAGCAGTTACGAGATCGAGACGTTCGTCTATCGGGACGGAACGCGGACCGAGTCGGCCAGCCGCTCCGTCGACGGCGTCGATGCGCTGACGCCCGCTTATGCCGATACTGACGTCGAGTTCCACCGCTTCGGAGGCAGCGCCGGCGGGAGTCTCGCCGACGTCCCGGCGATCGGCTACTCCATCGCGTCGACGACCGACGACACGGCGACGCTGGAGGTCGACAGCTACCTCACGAATACGGGCGACGACACCGAATCCGATCTCGAACTCGAGGTGAGCGCTCGCCAGTCGGGTTCGAACGTCGTCGCCGACACCGCGACCGTCGACCTCTCGGCGATCGAGCCCGGGAAGACCGCGTTGCCGACGGTCGAACTCGAGGTTCCCCAGGAGTACGACTACTACCTGGACGCGGTGCTCTGGCGGGACGGCACCATCGTCGGCACGAACCGCGCGGTCGCCAACCTCGGGCCGGGTTCGCTGTCCGTCGACGAAACGGCCAGCGACGGCGGACTCGAGGTGAGCGACTTCGAGGGCGGTTCGGATCGGCGGGCGGACGACGGCGCGGCAGGTGACGATTCCGAAGATAGCGGGGCCTCGAGCGCCGACGGAACACCCGGCTTCGGCGTCGGCGTCGCCGTCGCTGCACTGCTCGCGACACTCGCGCTCGCACGGAGGTACCAATGA
- the citZ gene encoding citrate synthase, which translates to MSDDLKKGLEGVLVAESELSSIDGDAGRLIYRGYTIEDLARGASYEEVLYLLWHGHLPTEDELEPFTDALMDEREVDADVLETMEKLADADERPMAALRTAVSMFSAYEPEDDADPEDLDATLRKGRRITAKIPTALAAFERYRLGEEPVDPNPDLGLAANFLYMLTGEEPDDIAAETFDQALILHADHGLNASTFTSMVIGSTMADIYSAVTGGISALSGPLHGGANQDVMEVLIEIDESGLDHREWVEQATAEGRRIPGFGHRVYNVKDPRAAILQERSKELAENGEDKWYNYTTTIEQFLTEEKGLVEKGIAPNVDFYSGSVYYQLGIPIDMYTPIFAMSRVGGWIAHVLEYQEDNRLIRPRARYTGPQDQEFVPLEDR; encoded by the coding sequence ATGTCTGACGACCTCAAGAAAGGGCTCGAGGGCGTGTTGGTTGCCGAATCGGAGCTCAGCTCGATCGACGGTGACGCCGGTCGACTGATCTACCGCGGCTACACGATCGAGGATCTGGCTCGCGGGGCGAGCTACGAGGAAGTGCTGTACCTGCTCTGGCACGGTCACCTCCCGACCGAGGACGAGCTCGAGCCGTTTACCGACGCGCTCATGGACGAGCGCGAGGTCGACGCCGACGTGCTCGAGACGATGGAGAAACTCGCCGACGCCGACGAGCGGCCGATGGCTGCCCTCCGGACTGCCGTCTCGATGTTCTCGGCCTACGAACCCGAAGACGACGCCGATCCCGAGGATCTCGACGCGACGCTCCGGAAGGGGCGTCGCATCACGGCCAAGATCCCGACCGCGCTCGCGGCCTTCGAGCGCTACCGACTCGGCGAGGAGCCGGTCGATCCCAACCCCGATCTCGGTCTCGCTGCCAACTTCCTCTACATGCTGACCGGCGAGGAGCCCGACGACATCGCCGCCGAAACCTTCGATCAGGCCCTGATCCTGCACGCCGACCACGGGCTGAACGCGTCGACGTTCACCTCGATGGTCATCGGCTCGACGATGGCCGACATCTACAGCGCCGTGACCGGCGGCATCAGCGCCCTCTCGGGGCCGCTCCACGGCGGCGCGAATCAGGACGTCATGGAGGTCCTCATCGAGATCGACGAGAGCGGGCTGGACCACCGCGAGTGGGTCGAGCAGGCGACCGCCGAAGGCCGGCGCATCCCCGGCTTCGGCCACCGCGTCTACAACGTCAAAGACCCCCGCGCGGCGATCCTCCAGGAGCGCAGCAAGGAACTCGCCGAGAACGGCGAGGACAAGTGGTACAACTACACGACCACCATCGAACAGTTCCTCACCGAGGAGAAGGGCTTAGTCGAGAAGGGGATCGCCCCGAACGTCGACTTCTACTCCGGCTCGGTCTACTACCAGCTCGGCATCCCGATCGACATGTACACGCCCATCTTCGCCATGAGCCGCGTCGGCGGCTGGATCGCTCACGTCCTCGAGTACCAGGAGGACAACCGCCTGATCCGCCCGCGAGCCCGCTACACCGGCCCGCAGGATCAGGAGTTCGTCCCGCTGGAAGACCGGTAA
- a CDS encoding VOC family protein encodes MDVIHTALWVSDLERTREFYIDALGLDENWSFTADDGVENVYIGGEHGEFQFKYDPEGGPEIDSGSMAHVAVGVDSTDETFERLVEREDPAVHTEPTTMADLGVRVAFVEDPDGYVVELVEELE; translated from the coding sequence ATGGACGTCATTCACACGGCCCTGTGGGTATCGGACCTCGAGCGGACGCGCGAGTTCTACATCGACGCGCTCGGACTGGACGAAAACTGGTCGTTCACCGCCGACGACGGCGTCGAAAACGTGTACATCGGCGGGGAACACGGCGAGTTCCAGTTCAAGTACGACCCCGAGGGCGGGCCGGAAATCGATTCGGGATCGATGGCTCACGTCGCGGTCGGCGTCGACAGTACCGACGAGACCTTCGAGCGGCTGGTCGAACGGGAGGATCCGGCGGTCCACACCGAGCCGACGACGATGGCCGACCTCGGGGTTCGCGTCGCGTTCGTCGAGGATCCGGACGGCTACGTCGTCGAACTGGTCGAAGAACTCGAGTAA
- a CDS encoding MFS transporter, which translates to MDRSYWRTVSLVTTWQISASICYYAVFAATPFFRDAFGLSRFSVGLVVTTLTLGYALFLLPFGALTDRFGERLTLTLGLVGLATGTLLVAGAPTYALLLAAVFVLGSMYGTAIPGTNKAVFDAIDPGRQNFAMGIKQVGVTGGSGISALLVTGLAGLLFWQAGFLVAAGVGITVAIGFYLLYASDSDGDAADYPDFRALLSNRPYVVLATAGLFLGAALFTTTGYTVLYVEESIGASVGFAGVVLALVQLFGSVGRVLTGWLSDVLPGEPRVRIGLLLVAQSLGSAVMFVVVASTTTELGAAIAFSALGFFVLGYTGVYYSVMATLVRADEMGGATAGGQLALTSGALVAPPTFGYLADTVGYRGSWLFLAAVVTIAAGLLIQVVRTQPTVADPAAAETET; encoded by the coding sequence ATGGATCGGTCCTACTGGCGAACGGTGTCGCTCGTCACGACGTGGCAGATCTCCGCGAGCATCTGTTATTACGCGGTCTTCGCCGCGACGCCGTTCTTTCGCGACGCGTTCGGACTCTCCCGGTTTTCGGTCGGACTCGTGGTCACCACGCTCACCCTCGGCTACGCGCTCTTTCTGCTACCGTTCGGGGCGTTGACCGACCGATTCGGCGAACGACTGACGCTGACGCTCGGTCTCGTCGGCCTCGCGACGGGGACGCTCCTCGTCGCGGGAGCGCCGACGTACGCGCTGTTGCTCGCAGCAGTGTTCGTCCTGGGGTCCATGTACGGAACTGCGATCCCCGGGACGAACAAGGCGGTCTTCGATGCCATCGACCCGGGCCGCCAGAACTTCGCGATGGGGATCAAGCAGGTCGGGGTGACCGGCGGAAGCGGTATCAGCGCGCTCCTGGTCACCGGCCTCGCGGGGCTCCTCTTCTGGCAGGCCGGTTTTCTCGTCGCCGCCGGCGTCGGTATCACCGTCGCCATTGGCTTCTACCTGCTCTATGCGAGCGACAGCGACGGTGACGCCGCCGACTACCCCGATTTCCGAGCGCTGCTCTCGAACCGGCCGTACGTCGTGTTGGCGACCGCCGGACTTTTTCTCGGCGCAGCCCTGTTCACGACGACCGGGTACACCGTGCTGTACGTCGAGGAGTCGATCGGGGCGTCCGTCGGGTTCGCCGGCGTCGTCCTCGCGCTCGTCCAACTGTTCGGCAGCGTCGGCCGCGTACTGACCGGCTGGCTGAGCGACGTCCTGCCCGGCGAACCCCGCGTCAGAATCGGGTTACTGCTCGTCGCGCAGTCGCTGGGCAGCGCCGTCATGTTCGTCGTCGTCGCCTCGACGACCACCGAACTCGGTGCCGCGATCGCGTTCTCGGCCCTCGGCTTCTTCGTCCTCGGCTACACCGGCGTCTACTACTCCGTCATGGCGACGCTCGTCCGGGCCGACGAGATGGGCGGTGCCACCGCAGGCGGCCAGCTCGCGCTCACCAGCGGCGCACTCGTCGCCCCGCCGACGTTCGGCTACCTCGCCGATACGGTCGGCTACCGCGGCTCCTGGCTCTTCCTGGCCGCCGTCGTGACGATCGCGGCCGGCCTCCTGATCCAGGTCGTTCGGACGCAGCCGACCGTCGCAGACCCCGCCGCAGCCGAAACCGAAACGTAA
- a CDS encoding YqjF family protein — MVLPLEMGWRQLLFENWPVDPAVMDAHLPEGLEPDEYDGSAWLSIVPFTNVAVRPKRLPESLGIRLPELNVRTYVTRDGVPSVYFFSLDAQGIASVLGARVFHHLPYYYARISLAWEDGRVRFRSRRRHPGSRPAHYEATYWPTGEPFSAPEDPFGNFLVERYRFYTEAQDGSIRYTDVDHDPWTLYPAAAEIETNTLWSAHGFDRPDADPVYYYSPGLDVVASRSNRL; from the coding sequence TGGCCGGTTGATCCGGCCGTGATGGACGCCCACCTTCCCGAGGGGCTGGAGCCCGACGAGTACGACGGCTCGGCGTGGCTCTCGATCGTTCCGTTCACCAACGTCGCCGTTCGACCGAAGAGACTCCCCGAATCGCTCGGTATCCGGCTCCCCGAGCTCAACGTCAGAACGTACGTCACTCGCGACGGGGTCCCCAGCGTCTACTTCTTCAGCCTCGACGCACAGGGTATCGCGAGCGTGCTCGGCGCACGGGTTTTCCACCACCTGCCCTACTACTACGCGCGCATCTCGCTGGCGTGGGAGGACGGACGGGTCAGGTTCAGGAGTCGCCGTCGCCATCCGGGTTCGCGGCCGGCTCACTACGAGGCGACGTACTGGCCGACCGGCGAGCCGTTCTCGGCACCCGAAGATCCGTTCGGGAACTTCCTCGTCGAGCGCTATCGGTTTTACACGGAGGCACAGGACGGATCGATTCGGTACACGGACGTCGATCACGACCCCTGGACACTGTATCCGGCCGCCGCGGAAATCGAGACGAACACCCTGTGGTCGGCACACGGGTTCGACCGACCGGACGCGGACCCGGTGTACTACTACAGTCCGGGCCTCGACGTGGTCGCATCGCGGAGCAACCGGCTGTAA
- a CDS encoding gamma-glutamylcyclotransferase family protein: MFVFVYGTLTEPERVSSVLETTRSTAADAFVGPATLEGLHRVDGRYPTLAPGGSVDGRLLTVDETALARLDRYEGVDRGLYVRIEVPAATEITGEPCWIYVGDPDELEVDVTWPGDGQLRDRVRRFVSQDVTVGQTLE, from the coding sequence GTGTTCGTCTTCGTCTACGGCACCCTGACTGAGCCGGAACGGGTCTCCTCCGTCCTCGAGACGACGCGATCGACCGCAGCGGACGCGTTCGTCGGTCCTGCGACGCTCGAGGGACTGCACCGGGTCGACGGTCGGTATCCGACGCTCGCGCCCGGCGGCAGCGTCGACGGGCGACTGCTCACGGTCGACGAGACGGCTCTCGCTCGACTCGATCGCTACGAGGGGGTCGATAGGGGGCTCTACGTCCGAATCGAGGTCCCGGCCGCGACCGAAATAACGGGTGAACCCTGCTGGATCTACGTCGGTGATCCGGACGAACTCGAGGTCGACGTGACGTGGCCGGGAGACGGTCAGCTTCGGGACCGCGTTCGGAGATTCGTTTCACAGGACGTTACTGTCGGACAAACGCTCGAATGA